A portion of the Meriones unguiculatus strain TT.TT164.6M chromosome 14, Bangor_MerUng_6.1, whole genome shotgun sequence genome contains these proteins:
- the Atp4a gene encoding potassium-transporting ATPase alpha chain 1 isoform X2, protein MGKAENYELYSVELGSGPGGDMAAKMSKKKAGGGGGKKKEKLENMKKEMEINDHQLSVSELEQKYRTSATKGLTASLAAELLLRDGPNALRPPRGTPEYVKFARQLAGGLQCLMWVAAAICLIAFAIQASEGDLTTDDNLYLALALIAVVVVTGCFGYYQEFKSTNIIASFKNLVPQQATVIRDGDKFQINADQLVVGDLVEMKGGDRVPADIRILSAQGCKVDNSSLTGESEPQTRSPECTHESPLETRNIAFFSTMCLEGTAQGLVVSTGDRTIIGRIASLASGVENEKTPIAIEIEHFVDIIAGLAILFGATFFVVAMCIGYTFLRAMVFFMAIVVAYVPEGLLATVTVCLSLTAKRLASKNCVVKNLEAVETLGSTSVICSDKTGTLTQNRMTVSHLWFDNHIHTADTTEDQSGQTFDQSSETWRALCRVLTLCNRAAFKSGQDAVPVPKRIVIGDASETALLKFSELTLGNAMGYRDRFPKVCEIPFNSTNKFQLSIHTLEDPRDTRHLLVMKGAPERVLERCSSILIKGQELPLDEQWREAFQTAYLSLGGLGERVLGFCQLYLNEKEYPPGYTFDVEAMNFPSSGLCFAGLVSMIDPPRATVPDAVLKCRTAGIRVIMVTGDHPITAKAIAASVGIISEGSETVEDIAARLRVPVDQVNRKDARACVINGMQLKDMDPSELVEALRTHPEMVFARTSPQQKLGAIVAVTGDGVNDSPALKKADIGVAMGIAGSDAAKNAADMILLDDNFASIVTGVEQGRLIFDNLKKSIAYTLTKNIPELTPYLIYITVSVPLPLGCITILFIELCTDIFPSVSLAYEKAESDIMHLRPRNPRRDRLVNEPLAAYSYFQIGAIQSFAGFADYFTAMAQEGWFPLLCVGLRPQWEDHHLQDLQDSYGQEWTFGQRLYQQYTCYTVFFISIEMCQIADVLIRKTRRLSAFQQGFFRNRILVIAIVFQVCIGCFLCYCPGMPNIFNFMPIRFQWWLVPMPFGLLIFVYDEIRKLGVRCCPGSWWDQELYY, encoded by the exons ATGGGGAAGGCA gagaACTACGAATTGTACTCAGTGGAACTGGGGTCTGGCCCCGGTGGGGACATGGCTGCCAAGATGAGCAAGAAGAAGGCAGGCGGTGGGGGAGGCAAGAAGAAGGAGAAGCTGGAGAACATGAAGAAGGAGATGGAGATT AACGACCACCAGCTGTCCGTGTCTGAGCTGGAGCAGAAGTACCGGACCAGTGCCACCAAG GGCCTGACTGCCAGCCTGGCAGCTGAGCTGCTGCTGAGGGATGGGCCCAACGCGCTCCGGCCGCCTCGAGGCACACCTGAGTACGTGAAGTTTGCCCGGCAACTGGCAGGGGGTCTGCAGTGCCTCATGTGGGTGGCCGCTGCCATCTGCCTCATTGCCTTCGCCATCCAGGCCAGCGAGGGGGACCTGACCACCGATGATAAC CTGTATCTGGCCCTGGCGCTCATTGCTGTGGTCGTGGTCACTGGCTGTTTTGGCTACTACCAGGAGTTCAAGAGCACGAATATCATCGCCAGCTTCAAGAATCTCGTGCCGCAG CAAGCCACCGTGATCCGAGACGGGGACAAGTTCCAGATCAACGCAGACCAGCTCGTGGTGGGCGACCTGGTGGAGATGAAGGGCGGGGACCGCGTGCCGGCGGACATCCGCATTCTGTCGGCGCAGGGCTGCAAGGTGGACAACTCCTCGCTCACCGGAGAGTCCGAACCGCAGACCCGCTCGCCCGAGTGTACTCACGAGAGCCCCCTGGAGACCCGCAACATCGCCTTCTTCTCCACCATGTGCCTGGAGG GCACGGCGCAGGGCCTGGTGGTGAGCACGGGGGACCGCACCATCATTGGGCGCATCGCCTCGCTGGCCTCGGGCGTGGAGAACGAGAAGACGCCCATCGCCATCGAGATCGAGCACTTCGTGGACATCATCGCGGGCCTGGCCATCCTCTTCGGTGCCACCTTCTTCGTGGTGGCCATGTGTATTGGCTACACCTTCCTCCGGGCCATGGTCTTCTTTATGGCCATTGTGGTGGCCTATGTGCCCGAGGGGCTGCTGGCTACTGTCACC GTCTGCTTGTCACTGACGGCCAAGAGGCTGGCCAGTAAAAACTGCGTGGTCAAGAACCTAGAAGCAGTGGAGACGCTGGGCTCCACGTCAGTCATCTGCTCTGACAAGACCGGGACGCTCACTCAGAACCGCATGACGGTGTCGCATCTGTGGTTTGACAACCATATCCACACCGCAGACACCACGGAAGACCAGTCAG GGCAGACGTTCGACCAGTCCTCGGAGACCTGGCGGGCGCTGTGCCGCGTGCTCACCCTGTGCAACCGCGCCGCCTTCAAGTCTGGCCAGGACGCCGTGCCGGTGCCCAAG CGCATCGTGATCGGAGACGCGTCCGAGACTGCGCTGCTCAAGTTCTCGGAGCTGACGCTGGGCAACGCCATGGGTTACCGGGACCGCTTCCCCAAAGTCTGCGAGATCCCCTTCAACTCCACCAACAAGTTCCAG CTGTCCATCCACACGTTGGAGGATCCGCGCGACACCCGGCACTTGCTGGTGATGAAGGGCGCCCCCGAGCGCGTGCTGGAGCGCTGCAGCTCCATCCTCATCAAGGGCCAGGAGCTGCCCCTGGACGAGCAATGGCGTGAGGCCTTCCAGACCGCCTACCTCAGCCTGGGAGGCCTGGGTGAACGCGTTCTTG gTTTCTGCCAGCTCTACCTGAATGAGAAGGAGTACCCACCGGGCTATACCTTCGATGTGGAGGCCATGAACTTCCCAAGTAGCGGCCTCTGCTTTGCGGGACTTGTCTCAATGATTGACCCTCCTCGGGCCACCGTTCCTGATGCTGTGCTCAAGTGCCGCACGGCAGGCATCCGG GTGATCATGGTGACCGGTGACCATCCCATCACAGCCAAAGCCATCGCAGCCAGTGTGGGCATCATCTCCGAAGGCAGCGAGACGGTGGAAGACATTGCTGCCCGCCTCCGCGTGCCCGTAGACCAGGTGAACCGGAA GGACGCCCGGGCCTGCGTCATCAACGGCATGCAGCTGAAGGACATGGACCCATCTGAGCTCGTGGAGGCGCTGCGCACCCACCCCGAGATGGTGTTTGCTCGGACTAGCCCGCAGCAGAAGCTG GGTGCCATTGTGGCCGTGACAGGGGATGGTGTGAACGACTCCCCGGCCCTGAAGAAAGCAGACATCGGTGTAGCCATGGGCATTGCTGGCTCGGATGCGGCCAAAAATGCtgctgacatgatcctgctggatgACAACTTTGCTTCCATTGTGACGGGCGTGGAGCAGG GCCGACTGATCTTCGACAACCTGAAGAAATCCATCGCCTATACACTGACCAAGAACATTCCAGAGCTGACACCCTACCTCATCTACATCACTGTCAGTGTGCCCCTGCCCCTAGGGTGTATCACCATTCTCTTCATAGAACTCTGCACAGATATC TTTCCATCAGTGTCCCTGGCATATGAGAAGGCCGAGAGTGACATCATGCACCTCCGTCCACGGAACCCCAGGCGTGACCGGTTGGTCAACGAACCCCTGGCTGCTTATTCCTATTTCCAGATTG GTGCCATCCAGTCATTTGCGGGTTTTGCCGACTACTTCACGGCCATGGCGCAGGAGGGCTGGTTCCCTCTGTTGTGTGTGGGGCTGCGGCCGCAGTGGGAGGACCACCACCTACAAGATCTTCAAGACAGCTACGGCCAGGAATGG ACATTCGGTCAGCGCCTGTACCAGCAGTATACCTGTTACACTGTGTTCTTCATCAGCATCGAGATGTGTCAGATCGCTGACGTCCTCATCCGCAAGACTCGCCGCCTCTCGGCCTTCCAGCAGGGCTTCTTCAG GAACAGGATCCTGGTGATCGCCATTGTGTTCCAGGTCTGCATTGGCTGCTTCCTGTGCTACTGCCCAGGGATGCCCAATATCTTCAACTTCATGCCCATCCG GTTCCAGTGGTGGCTGGTGCCCATGCCCTTTGGCCTCCTCATCTTTGTCTATGACGAGATCCGGAAACTTGGAGTTCGCTGTTGCCCAGGGA gcTGGTGGGACCAGGAACTCTACTATTAG
- the Gapdhs gene encoding glyceraldehyde-3-phosphate dehydrogenase, testis-specific, whose protein sequence is MSKRDVVLTNVTVVQLRRHPCPVIRSPPPAPKAEEPPPKAEEPPPPPPPPPPMEPVKYEEPAPTPPPTPPPPKKPPKELTVGINGFGRIGRLVLRVCMEKGIKVVAVNDPFIDPAYMVYMFKYDSTHGRYKGNVEHKNGQLLVDNLEICVYQCKEPREIPWRSLGCPYVVEATGVYLSLEAASAHISAGAQRVLITAPSPDAPMLVMGVNEKDYDPGSMTIVSNASCTTNCLAPLAKVIHDRFGIVEGLMTTVHSYTATQKTVDGPSKKDWRGGRGAHQNIIPSSTGAAKAVGKVIPELKGKLTGMAFRVPTPNVSVVDLTCRLVQPASYEAIKDAVKAAAKGPLNGILSYTEDEVVSTDFLGNSHSSIFDAKAGIALNDNFVKLISWYDNEYGYSHRVVDLLRYMFSREK, encoded by the exons ATGTCCAAACGTGACGTTGTCCTCACCAATGTTACCGTTGTGCAGCTACGGCGGCATCCATGCCCGG TAATCAGATCACCCCCACCTGCACCCAAAGCTGAGGAGCCACCACCCAAGGCTGAGGAGCCGCCACCACCGCCGCCACCGCCACCCCCAATGGAGCCAGTCAAGTATGAAGAGCCGGCACCAAcccctcctcccactcccccGCCACCCAAGAAGCCACCTAAGGAGCTGACAGTGGGCATCAATGG ATTTGGACGCATTGGCCGGCTGGTTTTGCGAGTCTGCATGGAGAAGGGCATTAAGGTGGTGGCAGTGAATGACCCATTCATTGACCCAGCGTACATG GTATACATGTTCAAATATGACTCCACACATGGTAGATACAAAGGAAACGTGGAACATAAGAATGGACAACTACTTGTGGACAACCTTGAGATCTGTGTATACCAGTG CAAAGAACCCAGAGAAATCCCCTGGCGGTCCCTGGGGTGTCCCTATGTGGTGGAGGCTACAGGTGTGTACCTGTCATTGGAGGCGGCTTCG GCACACATCTCAGCTGGTGCCCAGCGTGTGCTGATCACAGCGCCCTCCCCTGATGCACCCATGCTGGTCATGGGTGTGAATGAGAAGGACTATGACCCTGGCTCTATGACCATTGTCAG CAATGCATCCTGTACCACCAACTGCCTGGCTCCTCTTGCCAAGGTTATTCATGACCGCTTTGGGATCGTGGAAGGGCTGATG ACCACAGTCCACTCCTACACGGCCACTCAGAAGACAGTGGATGGGCCATCAAAGAAGGACTGGCGAGGTGGGCGAGGCGCTCACCAGAACATCATCCCATCTTCCACCGGGGCTGCCAAAGCTGTAGGCAAGGTCATCCCGGAGCTCAAAGG GAAGCTAACAGGAATGGCATTCCGGGTACCGACCCCAAATGTATCTGTTGTGGACTTGACCTGCCGCCTGGTGCAGCCTGCCTCCTATGAGGCTATCAAGGATGCTGTGAAAGCGGCAGCCAAGGGGCCTTTGAATGGCATCCTTTCTTACACAGAAGAtgag GTGGTCTCGACCGACTTTCTCGGCAATTCCCATTCATCCATTTTCGATGCTAAAGCTGGAATCGCCCTCAATGACAACTTCGTGAAACTCATTTCCTG gtACGACAATGAATATGGCTACAGTCACCGAGTGGTGGACCTCCTCCGCTATATGTTCAGCAGAGAGAAGTAA
- the Atp4a gene encoding potassium-transporting ATPase alpha chain 1 isoform X1, whose product MGKAENYELYSVELGSGPGGDMAAKMSKKKAGGGGGKKKEKLENMKKEMEINDHQLSVSELEQKYRTSATKGLTASLAAELLLRDGPNALRPPRGTPEYVKFARQLAGGLQCLMWVAAAICLIAFAIQASEGDLTTDDNLYLALALIAVVVVTGCFGYYQEFKSTNIIASFKNLVPQQATVIRDGDKFQINADQLVVGDLVEMKGGDRVPADIRILSAQGCKVDNSSLTGESEPQTRSPECTHESPLETRNIAFFSTMCLEGTAQGLVVSTGDRTIIGRIASLASGVENEKTPIAIEIEHFVDIIAGLAILFGATFFVVAMCIGYTFLRAMVFFMAIVVAYVPEGLLATVTVCLSLTAKRLASKNCVVKNLEAVETLGSTSVICSDKTGTLTQNRMTVSHLWFDNHIHTADTTEDQSGQTFDQSSETWRALCRVLTLCNRAAFKSGQDAVPVPKRIVIGDASETALLKFSELTLGNAMGYRDRFPKVCEIPFNSTNKFQLSIHTLEDPRDTRHLLVMKGAPERVLERCSSILIKGQELPLDEQWREAFQTAYLSLGGLGERVLGFCQLYLNEKEYPPGYTFDVEAMNFPSSGLCFAGLVSMIDPPRATVPDAVLKCRTAGIRVIMVTGDHPITAKAIAASVGIISEGSETVEDIAARLRVPVDQVNRKDARACVINGMQLKDMDPSELVEALRTHPEMVFARTSPQQKLVIVESCQRLGAIVAVTGDGVNDSPALKKADIGVAMGIAGSDAAKNAADMILLDDNFASIVTGVEQGRLIFDNLKKSIAYTLTKNIPELTPYLIYITVSVPLPLGCITILFIELCTDIFPSVSLAYEKAESDIMHLRPRNPRRDRLVNEPLAAYSYFQIGAIQSFAGFADYFTAMAQEGWFPLLCVGLRPQWEDHHLQDLQDSYGQEWTFGQRLYQQYTCYTVFFISIEMCQIADVLIRKTRRLSAFQQGFFRNRILVIAIVFQVCIGCFLCYCPGMPNIFNFMPIRFQWWLVPMPFGLLIFVYDEIRKLGVRCCPGSWWDQELYY is encoded by the exons ATGGGGAAGGCA gagaACTACGAATTGTACTCAGTGGAACTGGGGTCTGGCCCCGGTGGGGACATGGCTGCCAAGATGAGCAAGAAGAAGGCAGGCGGTGGGGGAGGCAAGAAGAAGGAGAAGCTGGAGAACATGAAGAAGGAGATGGAGATT AACGACCACCAGCTGTCCGTGTCTGAGCTGGAGCAGAAGTACCGGACCAGTGCCACCAAG GGCCTGACTGCCAGCCTGGCAGCTGAGCTGCTGCTGAGGGATGGGCCCAACGCGCTCCGGCCGCCTCGAGGCACACCTGAGTACGTGAAGTTTGCCCGGCAACTGGCAGGGGGTCTGCAGTGCCTCATGTGGGTGGCCGCTGCCATCTGCCTCATTGCCTTCGCCATCCAGGCCAGCGAGGGGGACCTGACCACCGATGATAAC CTGTATCTGGCCCTGGCGCTCATTGCTGTGGTCGTGGTCACTGGCTGTTTTGGCTACTACCAGGAGTTCAAGAGCACGAATATCATCGCCAGCTTCAAGAATCTCGTGCCGCAG CAAGCCACCGTGATCCGAGACGGGGACAAGTTCCAGATCAACGCAGACCAGCTCGTGGTGGGCGACCTGGTGGAGATGAAGGGCGGGGACCGCGTGCCGGCGGACATCCGCATTCTGTCGGCGCAGGGCTGCAAGGTGGACAACTCCTCGCTCACCGGAGAGTCCGAACCGCAGACCCGCTCGCCCGAGTGTACTCACGAGAGCCCCCTGGAGACCCGCAACATCGCCTTCTTCTCCACCATGTGCCTGGAGG GCACGGCGCAGGGCCTGGTGGTGAGCACGGGGGACCGCACCATCATTGGGCGCATCGCCTCGCTGGCCTCGGGCGTGGAGAACGAGAAGACGCCCATCGCCATCGAGATCGAGCACTTCGTGGACATCATCGCGGGCCTGGCCATCCTCTTCGGTGCCACCTTCTTCGTGGTGGCCATGTGTATTGGCTACACCTTCCTCCGGGCCATGGTCTTCTTTATGGCCATTGTGGTGGCCTATGTGCCCGAGGGGCTGCTGGCTACTGTCACC GTCTGCTTGTCACTGACGGCCAAGAGGCTGGCCAGTAAAAACTGCGTGGTCAAGAACCTAGAAGCAGTGGAGACGCTGGGCTCCACGTCAGTCATCTGCTCTGACAAGACCGGGACGCTCACTCAGAACCGCATGACGGTGTCGCATCTGTGGTTTGACAACCATATCCACACCGCAGACACCACGGAAGACCAGTCAG GGCAGACGTTCGACCAGTCCTCGGAGACCTGGCGGGCGCTGTGCCGCGTGCTCACCCTGTGCAACCGCGCCGCCTTCAAGTCTGGCCAGGACGCCGTGCCGGTGCCCAAG CGCATCGTGATCGGAGACGCGTCCGAGACTGCGCTGCTCAAGTTCTCGGAGCTGACGCTGGGCAACGCCATGGGTTACCGGGACCGCTTCCCCAAAGTCTGCGAGATCCCCTTCAACTCCACCAACAAGTTCCAG CTGTCCATCCACACGTTGGAGGATCCGCGCGACACCCGGCACTTGCTGGTGATGAAGGGCGCCCCCGAGCGCGTGCTGGAGCGCTGCAGCTCCATCCTCATCAAGGGCCAGGAGCTGCCCCTGGACGAGCAATGGCGTGAGGCCTTCCAGACCGCCTACCTCAGCCTGGGAGGCCTGGGTGAACGCGTTCTTG gTTTCTGCCAGCTCTACCTGAATGAGAAGGAGTACCCACCGGGCTATACCTTCGATGTGGAGGCCATGAACTTCCCAAGTAGCGGCCTCTGCTTTGCGGGACTTGTCTCAATGATTGACCCTCCTCGGGCCACCGTTCCTGATGCTGTGCTCAAGTGCCGCACGGCAGGCATCCGG GTGATCATGGTGACCGGTGACCATCCCATCACAGCCAAAGCCATCGCAGCCAGTGTGGGCATCATCTCCGAAGGCAGCGAGACGGTGGAAGACATTGCTGCCCGCCTCCGCGTGCCCGTAGACCAGGTGAACCGGAA GGACGCCCGGGCCTGCGTCATCAACGGCATGCAGCTGAAGGACATGGACCCATCTGAGCTCGTGGAGGCGCTGCGCACCCACCCCGAGATGGTGTTTGCTCGGACTAGCCCGCAGCAGAAGCTGGTGATTGTGGAGAGCTGTCAGCGGCTG GGTGCCATTGTGGCCGTGACAGGGGATGGTGTGAACGACTCCCCGGCCCTGAAGAAAGCAGACATCGGTGTAGCCATGGGCATTGCTGGCTCGGATGCGGCCAAAAATGCtgctgacatgatcctgctggatgACAACTTTGCTTCCATTGTGACGGGCGTGGAGCAGG GCCGACTGATCTTCGACAACCTGAAGAAATCCATCGCCTATACACTGACCAAGAACATTCCAGAGCTGACACCCTACCTCATCTACATCACTGTCAGTGTGCCCCTGCCCCTAGGGTGTATCACCATTCTCTTCATAGAACTCTGCACAGATATC TTTCCATCAGTGTCCCTGGCATATGAGAAGGCCGAGAGTGACATCATGCACCTCCGTCCACGGAACCCCAGGCGTGACCGGTTGGTCAACGAACCCCTGGCTGCTTATTCCTATTTCCAGATTG GTGCCATCCAGTCATTTGCGGGTTTTGCCGACTACTTCACGGCCATGGCGCAGGAGGGCTGGTTCCCTCTGTTGTGTGTGGGGCTGCGGCCGCAGTGGGAGGACCACCACCTACAAGATCTTCAAGACAGCTACGGCCAGGAATGG ACATTCGGTCAGCGCCTGTACCAGCAGTATACCTGTTACACTGTGTTCTTCATCAGCATCGAGATGTGTCAGATCGCTGACGTCCTCATCCGCAAGACTCGCCGCCTCTCGGCCTTCCAGCAGGGCTTCTTCAG GAACAGGATCCTGGTGATCGCCATTGTGTTCCAGGTCTGCATTGGCTGCTTCCTGTGCTACTGCCCAGGGATGCCCAATATCTTCAACTTCATGCCCATCCG GTTCCAGTGGTGGCTGGTGCCCATGCCCTTTGGCCTCCTCATCTTTGTCTATGACGAGATCCGGAAACTTGGAGTTCGCTGTTGCCCAGGGA gcTGGTGGGACCAGGAACTCTACTATTAG
- the Tmem147 gene encoding BOS complex subunit TMEM147 isoform X2, with the protein MLFLATFFPTWEGGIYDFIGEFMKASVDVADLIGLNLVMSRNAGKGEYKIMVAALGWATAELIMSRCIPLWVGARGIEFDWKYIQMSIDSNISLVHYIVASAQVWMITRYDLYHTFRPAVLLLMFLSVYKAFVMETFVHLCSLGSWTALLARAVVTGLLALSTLALYVAVVNVHA; encoded by the exons ATGCTGTTCTTGGCCACTTTCTTCCCCACCTGGGAAGGTGGCATCTATGACTTCATTGGG GAATTCATGAAGGCCAGTGTGGATGTGGCGGACCTGATAGGCCTAAACCTTGTCATGTCGCGGAATGCAGGCAAGGGGGAGTACAAGATCATGGTTGCTGCCCTGGGCTGGGCCACTGCTGAGCTCATTATGTCCCG CTGCATCCCTCTCTGGGTGGGAGCCCGAGGCATTGAATTTGACTGGAAGTACATCCAGATGAGCATTGATTCCAACATCAGTCTG gTCCACTACATCGTGGCGTCGGCGCAGGTCTGGATGATAACGCGCTATGACCTGTACCACACCTTCCGGCCCGCTGTTCTCCTCCTGATGTTCCTTAGTGTCTACAAGGCCTTTGTCATGGA GACCTTCGTCCACCTCTGCTCCCTGGGTAGCTGGACGGCGCTGCTGGCCCGGGCAGTAGTAACAGGACTGCTGGCCCTCAGCACCTTGGCCCTGTATGTTGCTGTTGTCAATGTACACGCCTAG
- the Tmem147 gene encoding BOS complex subunit TMEM147 isoform X1, whose amino-acid sequence MTLFHFGNCFALAYFPYFITYKCSGLSEYNAFWKCVQAGVTYLFVQLCKMLFLATFFPTWEGGIYDFIGEFMKASVDVADLIGLNLVMSRNAGKGEYKIMVAALGWATAELIMSRCIPLWVGARGIEFDWKYIQMSIDSNISLVHYIVASAQVWMITRYDLYHTFRPAVLLLMFLSVYKAFVMETFVHLCSLGSWTALLARAVVTGLLALSTLALYVAVVNVHA is encoded by the exons ATGACTCTGTTTCACTTCGGGAACTGCTTCGCCCTCGCCTACTTTCCCTATTTCATCACGTACAAGTGCAGCGGCCT GTCTGAGTACAACGCCTTCTGGAAATGCGTCCAGGCCGGGGTCACCTACCTCTTTGTGCAGCTCTGCAAG ATGCTGTTCTTGGCCACTTTCTTCCCCACCTGGGAAGGTGGCATCTATGACTTCATTGGG GAATTCATGAAGGCCAGTGTGGATGTGGCGGACCTGATAGGCCTAAACCTTGTCATGTCGCGGAATGCAGGCAAGGGGGAGTACAAGATCATGGTTGCTGCCCTGGGCTGGGCCACTGCTGAGCTCATTATGTCCCG CTGCATCCCTCTCTGGGTGGGAGCCCGAGGCATTGAATTTGACTGGAAGTACATCCAGATGAGCATTGATTCCAACATCAGTCTG gTCCACTACATCGTGGCGTCGGCGCAGGTCTGGATGATAACGCGCTATGACCTGTACCACACCTTCCGGCCCGCTGTTCTCCTCCTGATGTTCCTTAGTGTCTACAAGGCCTTTGTCATGGA GACCTTCGTCCACCTCTGCTCCCTGGGTAGCTGGACGGCGCTGCTGGCCCGGGCAGTAGTAACAGGACTGCTGGCCCTCAGCACCTTGGCCCTGTATGTTGCTGTTGTCAATGTACACGCCTAG